A region of Lycium barbarum isolate Lr01 chromosome 3, ASM1917538v2, whole genome shotgun sequence DNA encodes the following proteins:
- the LOC132629835 gene encoding uncharacterized protein LOC132629835 isoform X1, which produces MDTIVNLALEEICSHGDSGLHLSKLWPKLQPSVSNQGLKLCQNVKKVLWFNLIDIPGLKFESNGVNYTSTDNYVRELDQSERLDLKIVAPEHMCDGFIGIYDIDASDAKLNKHERRALSCLATVRGKGIAQNELGKDFKIKGNDMFYILRKLEKRGLIVRQPTILRIRDIAGEGDSKKGPVSTNMLYLSRYAKNLGSQQRLEITKGDNSLEDSEITDGEDENSVGVAEESLEVDLHVKDFLPELEAICDKLESAEGKVLAMGDIKPELGYQGTKGHRRWRYILKKLKEAQVVKEDDVIVDGKEVKCLHLLKGFSPKHFEATMKKARRGRISDLLLELPIEHQIYDMVDAEGERGLPFIQVCKRLGLSNKQHYNRLFDIINRFGIHMEPELMNKAKGYRLWTPGNHNPGASTITLNKPVADPSEISGCTPLGTHLEFQENSALTRQDVDASFPEGSGVANSQNVTTGIVPKASASLVLDEKDESVPLHLKSSLDSTIKVSSATSDAELQIVSASSSYVAPAEALALAVPTPSRRRSYPRYPCLTLEATSAKREQWILKLLEEEKFLVRSELYRRLQDLEKEKTTTTDRKTLDRCLNKLLQGGHCKLIVVYVPVLTNCNQSRRIQVVLHPSVSSVSAEQIHERFRSFETQIRTQSSSQSKKGESIPQLNDLARTHQSIKLNQAERAEAMRTNGFVLAKMVRAKLLHIYLWEYVNSLPGCDDVLSSFKHGHDLKNPHSTCKLIDLNAAIKAMPLELFLQVVGSTQKFEDTIEKCKNGFCLSDLPLLEYKHLMDIRATGRLSSLIDIIRRLKLIRLVCGGHPENTEDLPHTTLTHVLELKPYIEEPVCSVGSSHFSHCPDLRPQIRHDFVLSSIKAVEEYWNTLEYCYSASDRKAALHAFPGCAVNEVFLFRSWASVRVMTADQRAELLKRVINDGPQRKLSFKECEEIAKDLNLTFEQVLRVYHDKRQRRLTRFDRASDAGKDEIQPHQGTPALSSKKRKRPVRRKSSKHVEASTVVGQPHETLSEIVNEEQSSLPSTSCTRTRSLEGYDVQDDVEAAEESEVPEDDGIGRAFLDKYALSRAKPTRRGRFYWTDDVDRQLVIEYARHRASLGAKFNRVDWGKLPNLPAPPDACRRRMSSLRTSRQFRKSVMRLCNLLSQRYVDYLKKSQDKTLNHEGHQATECCCFKHTSHFLSQDPWDNFNDANIKSALDDALRCKKIAKSETLKDVQPFFDKCSDDKTDERHVSYGPQSVLPVSGGQYVENFAEKPEDSGIPLSSNRIGQKYVNLTIGSIPISKRLYESTAVANAAELFKLIFLCSSKSPLVPTLLAETLRRYSEHDLFAAFNYLRDKKVLIGGQTNNPFVLSQTFLNCIEFSPFPSDTGNRAAKFASWLCEREKELIAEGVDLPTDLQCGDVFHLCALFASGELSIAPCLPDEGVGEVEDPRTSKRKYDDSEFSDGDRYKKLKTSTAGDGGELCSRRAKGFPGIRLCLRHATLSRIKTIDLLKDTDKYTCALSVEEHQAADIGNVSFDTDDQVNELHDSGVPYTVVSPTESPWQAMTTYAERVCSFGSCSEQNSLVSPEMFRSVYSAIQMAGDQGLCMKDISKILKMQEKKLSESVVEVLEAFGRVLKVNAYDSIRVVDSLYRSKYFLTPVAAIHQDATLSPYEDSEARIDEESLTHNGEDHKDVELQKEMSGESDKVHKITILNLPKEVTEPSNEKQNINEAKGSQPTVASSPTRNHPEEPYELRSTGLHLGKPILPWLNGDGTTNERVYKGLVRRVLGIVMQNPGIKEDDIISEMHVLSPQSCRSLLNIMVLDNDIFARKIPQTNPGGAPTILSSLLGSHFKNSQLISREHFFANPSSTHLL; this is translated from the exons ATGGATACCATTGTTAACTTGGCGCTCGAAGAAATATGTTCCCATGGCGATTCCGGTCTCCATCTCTCAAAGCTTTGGCCAAAACTACAACCTTCAGTTTCCAATCAAGGACTTAAACTTTGTCAAAACGTCAAAAAAGTCCTTTGGTTTAACCTCATTGACATTCCAGGCCTCAAATTCGAATCTAATGGTGTTAATTACACCTCGACGGATAATTACGTTCGTGAACTGGATCAAAGTGAGCGGTTAGATTTGAAAATCGTAGCGCCGGAGCATATGTGTGATGGTTTTATTGGAATTTATGATATTGATGCATCTGATGCTAAGCTTAATAAACATGAACGTCGTGCTCTTAGTTGCCTTGCTACTGTTAG AGGAAAAGGAATTGCACAAAATGAGCTTGGCAAAGACTTTAAGATTAAAGGAAATGACATGTTCTACATATTGAGGAAGCTTGAAAAACGAGGATTGATTGTCAGACAGCCCACAATCCTTAGGATAAGAGACATAGCTGGAGAAGGGGACTCCAAAAAAGGTCCAGTTTCCACCAATATGCTCTATTTGTCCCGCTATGCAAAGAATTTGGGTAGTCAACAAAGGCTTGAGATAACGAAGGGGGATAATTCCTTGGAGGATAGTGAGATTACTGATGGTGAAGATGAAAATAGTGTTGGTGTTGCTGAGGAATCTCTTGAAGTAGATCTGCACGTAAAAGATTTTCTTCCGGAACTAGAAGCTATCTGTGATAAACTTGAAAGTGCTGAGGGAAAG GTCCTTGCTATGGGTGACATCAAGCCAGAACTTGGTTATCAAGGGACTAAGGGGCATAGGAGATGGAGATAT ATTCTCAAGAAGCTGAAGGAGGCTCAAGTGGTGAAGGAGGACGATGTCATAGTAGATGGGAAG GAGGTCAAGTGTCTACATTTGTTGAAGGGGTTTTCACCAAAGCATTTTGAAGCAACGATGAAAAAGGCCAGGAGAGGTCGTATATCGGACCTGCTTTTAGAGCTTCCTATTGAGCATCAGATTTACGATATGGTTGATGCTGAGGGAGAAAGAGGGTTGCCCTTCATTCAG GTATGCAAAAGGCTGGGACTAAGCAATAAACAGCACTACAATCGGCTGTTTGATATCATTAATAGATTCGGAATACATATGGAGCCAGAACTCATGAACAAAGCCAAGGGTTACCGACTCTGGACGCCTGGAAACCATAATCCTGGAGCTTCAACTATCACTCTGAATAAACCAGTGGCAGACCCTTCAGAAATTTCTGGGTGCACTCCACTTGGAACACatttagaatttcaagaaaactcagcATTAACCAGACAAGATGTGGATGCTTCATTTCCTGAAGGTAGTGGTGTAGCTAATAGCCAAAATGTAACCACAGGAATTGTACCAAAAGCTTCTGCTAGTTTGGTGCTGGATGAAAAGGATGAATCTGTCCCACTTCATCTGAAGAGTTCACTGGACTCGACCATCAAGGTAAGCAGTGCCACTTCTGATGCAGAGTTACAGATAGTGAGTGCATCATCATCATATGTTGCACCAGCGGAAGCACTGGCTCTTGCTGTGCCGACACCTTCAAGACGCCGATCTTATCCGAGGTATCCCTGTCTCACGTTGGAGGCAACCAGTGCAAAAAGGGAGCAGTGGATACTTAAACTTCTAGAG GAGGAGAAGTTCCTGGTCAGATCAGAGCTATACAGACGGCTTCAGGATCTTGAGAAGGAGAAGACGACAACGACAGACAGAAAGACCTTAGATCGTTGTCTGAATAAGCTCTTGCAAGGAGGACATTGTAAACTTATCGTTGTTTATGTCCCTGTTCTAACAAATTGTAATCAGAGTCGTAGGATACAGGTGGTTCTACACCCTTCAGTTTCTAGTGTATCTGCTGAACAGATTCATGAGAGATTCAGGTCTTTTGAGACACAAATCCGCACTCAATCCTCTTCTCAATCGAAAAAGGGAGAGTCAATTCCTCAACTGAATGATCTCGCCAGGACACATCAAAGCATAAAATTGAACCAAGCTGAGCGAGCTGAAGCTATGCGTACAAATGGATTTGTACTGGCCAAGATGGTTCGCGCAAAGCTTCTTCACATCTATCTGTGGGAATATGTAAACAGTTTGCCTGGTTGTGATGATGTTTTGTCATCTTTTAAACATGGCCATGACCTAAAAAATCCTCACAGTACATGTAAATTAATTGATTTAAATGCAGCTATTAAGGCCATGCCGCTTGAACTGTTCTTGCAAGTTGTTGGCTCTACTCAAAAGTTTGAGGATACGATCGAGAAATGTAAAAATGGGTTTTGCCTTTCTGATCTTCCTCTGCTGGAATACAAGCATCTGATGGATATCCGAGCAACTGGACGACTATCATCGTTGATTGACATTATACGACGTTTGAAG TTGATTAGACTTGTATGTGGTGGACATCCAGAAAACACTGAAGATCTCCCTCATACGACTCTGACTCATGTATTGGAGCTTAAACCTTACATTGAAGAACCTGTTTGCTCAGTGGGTTCATCTCATTTTAGTCATTGTCCAGATCTTCGCCCTCAAATCAGACatgattttgttctttcaagTATAAAAGCTGTTGAGGAATACTGGAACACTTTAGAGTATTGCTATTCTGCTAGTGACCGTAAAGCTGCTTTGCATGCATTCCCCGGCTGCGCAGTTAATGAG GTATTTCTTTTCCGATCATGGGCCTCAGTCAGAGTGATGACGGCTGATCAGCGGGCTGAACTCCTTAAGCGTGTTATTAACGACGGTCCGCAGAGGAAACTTTCATTCAAGGAGTGTGAGGAGATTGCTAAAGATCTGAATTTGACTTTTGAGCAG GTCCTCCGTGTCTATCATGATAAGCGACAACGACGACTGACCAGATTTGATCGAGCTTCAGATGCTGGAAAGGACGAAATTCAGCCGCATCAAGGTACACCTGCATTATcttcaaagaaaaggaaaagaccaGTAAGAAGGAAATCCTCAAAGCATGTAGAGGCTTCTACCGTGGTTGGACAGCCCCATGAGACGCTGAGCGAGATAGTCAATGAAGAACAAAGCTCTCTCCCGTCTACTTCATGCACACGCACACGTAGCTTGGAGGGATATGACGTTCAAGATGACGTGGAAGCTGCTGAAGAATCAGAAGTACCTGAAGATGATGGAATAGGACGTGCTTTTCTTGATAAATATGCCTTGTCAAGAGCAAAGCCTACACGCAGGGGAAGGTTCTATTGGACAGATGATGTAGATAG GCAACTGGTTATTGAATATGCAAGACACCGAGCTTCTCTTGGAGCAAAATTCAATCGTGTAGACTGGGGAAAGCTTCCAAATCTTCCAGCACCACCTGATGCCTGCAGAAGGAGAATGTCTTCATTAAGAACAAGTCGACAGTTCAGAAAATCTGTTATGAGACTCTGTAATTTGCTTAGTCAGCGTTATGTGGATTATCTTAAAAAGTCCCAAGATAAAACATTGAATCATGAGGGTCACCAAGCCACGGAATGTTGTTGTTTTAAACATACCTCACACTTCCTCTCTCAAGATCCATGGGATAACTTTAATGATGCCAATATAAAATCGGCTCTGGATGATGCTCTGCGGTGCAAAAAGATAGCCAAATCAGAGACCTTGAAGGATGTTCAACCTTTCTTTGATAAGTGCTCAGATGATAAAACTGATGAAAGACAT GTTTCTTATGGTCCTCAATCAGTTTTGCCGGTTTCTGGTGGCCAATATGTTGAAAATTTTGCTGAAAAGCCTGAAGATTCTGGTATACCATTAAGCTCAAATAGGATCGGTCAGAAGTATGTGAATCTCACAATTGGTAGCATCCCCATCAGTAAACGATTATATGAATCAACAGCAGTTGCTAATGCTGCAGAGCTGTTTAAGCTCATCTTCCTCTGTAGCTCAAAATCTCCGCTTGTGCCAACCTTGCTTGCTGAAACTTTAAGGCGCTATTCTGAGCATGATCTCTTTGCTGCTTTCAACTACCTCAGGGACAAGAAAGTTTTG ATTGGGGGCCAGACCAATAATCCTTTTGTCCTTTCTCAAACCTTCTTGAATTGTATAGAATTTTCTCCATTCCCAAGTGATACCGGAAACAGAGCTGCTAAGTTTGCTAGTTGGCTTTGTGAAAGAGAGAAGGAACTGATTGCTGAGGGAGTGGATCTTCCAACGGATTTGCAGTGTGGAGATGTTTTCCACCTGTGTGCTCTGTTTGCTTCGGGAGAACTATCAATTGCACCATGCCTACCCGATGAAGGTGTTGGAGAGGTTGAGGACCCCCGGACATCTAAACGCAAATATGATGACAGTGAATTTTCTGACGGTGACAGGTATAAAAAGCTGAAAACTTCAACGGCTGGTGATGGTGGTGAGCTTTGCTCACGCCGTGCAAAAGGTTTTCCTGGAATTAGGTTGTGCTTGAGGCATGCTACACTTTCAAGAATAAAAACTATTGATTTACTCAAAGACACTGACAAATACACTTGCGCACTATCTGTTGAAGAGCATCAAGCCGCTGATATTGGCAATGTCTCATTCGACACAGATGACCAAGTAAATGAACTTCATGATAGTGGGGTCCCATATACTGTAGTTTCTCCTACTGAGTCACCATGGCAAGCTATGACTACCTACGCTGAACGTGTGTGTTCCTTTGGTTCTTGCTCAGAACAGAACTCTCTGGTATCTCCAGAAATGTTTAGATCTGTTTATTCAGCTATCCAAATGGCTGGTGACCAAGGTTTATGCATGAAAGATATCTCGAAGATTCTAAAGATGCAGG AGAAAAAGCTTTCGGAATCTGTCGTCGAGGTGCTAGAAGCATTCGGACGAGTTTTGAAG GTCAATGCTTATGACTCTATTCGGGTGGTTGATTCTTTATATCGTTCCAAGTACTTTTTGACTCCAGTGGCTGCTATTCATCAAGATGCTACATTATCTCCTTACGAAGATTCTGAGGCTAGAATAGATGAGGAATCTCTTACACACAATGGAGAAGATCATAAAGATGTAGAGTTGCAGAAGGAAATGAGTGGGGAATCTGATAAGGTACACAAAATTACAATTCTTAATCTTCCTAAAGAGGTTACTGAACCTTCAAATGAAAAGCAAAACATCAATGAGGCCAAAGGTTCTCAGCCTACTGTAGCTAGTTCACCTACAAGAAATCATCCAGAAGAACCATATGAGCTCCGCTCTACTGGTTTGCATTTGGGTAAGCCAATATTGCCTTGGCTAAATGGTGATGGTACTACAAATGAACGTGTCTATAAGGGACTTGTACGGCGTGTTCTTGGCATAGTGATGCAAAATCCAGGAATAAAAGAG
- the LOC132629835 gene encoding uncharacterized protein LOC132629835 isoform X4, with protein MFYILRKLEKRGLIVRQPTILRIRDIAGEGDSKKGPVSTNMLYLSRYAKNLGSQQRLEITKGDNSLEDSEITDGEDENSVGVAEESLEVDLHVKDFLPELEAICDKLESAEGKVLAMGDIKPELGYQGTKGHRRWRYILKKLKEAQVVKEDDVIVDGKEVKCLHLLKGFSPKHFEATMKKARRGRISDLLLELPIEHQIYDMVDAEGERGLPFIQVCKRLGLSNKQHYNRLFDIINRFGIHMEPELMNKAKGYRLWTPGNHNPGASTITLNKPVADPSEISGCTPLGTHLEFQENSALTRQDVDASFPEGSGVANSQNVTTGIVPKASASLVLDEKDESVPLHLKSSLDSTIKVSSATSDAELQIVSASSSYVAPAEALALAVPTPSRRRSYPRYPCLTLEATSAKREQWILKLLEEEKFLVRSELYRRLQDLEKEKTTTTDRKTLDRCLNKLLQGGHCKLIVVYVPVLTNCNQSRRIQVVLHPSVSSVSAEQIHERFRSFETQIRTQSSSQSKKGESIPQLNDLARTHQSIKLNQAERAEAMRTNGFVLAKMVRAKLLHIYLWEYVNSLPGCDDVLSSFKHGHDLKNPHSTCKLIDLNAAIKAMPLELFLQVVGSTQKFEDTIEKCKNGFCLSDLPLLEYKHLMDIRATGRLSSLIDIIRRLKLIRLVCGGHPENTEDLPHTTLTHVLELKPYIEEPVCSVGSSHFSHCPDLRPQIRHDFVLSSIKAVEEYWNTLEYCYSASDRKAALHAFPGCAVNEVFLFRSWASVRVMTADQRAELLKRVINDGPQRKLSFKECEEIAKDLNLTFEQVLRVYHDKRQRRLTRFDRASDAGKDEIQPHQGTPALSSKKRKRPVRRKSSKHVEASTVVGQPHETLSEIVNEEQSSLPSTSCTRTRSLEGYDVQDDVEAAEESEVPEDDGIGRAFLDKYALSRAKPTRRGRFYWTDDVDRQLVIEYARHRASLGAKFNRVDWGKLPNLPAPPDACRRRMSSLRTSRQFRKSVMRLCNLLSQRYVDYLKKSQDKTLNHEGHQATECCCFKHTSHFLSQDPWDNFNDANIKSALDDALRCKKIAKSETLKDVQPFFDKCSDDKTDERHVSYGPQSVLPVSGGQYVENFAEKPEDSGIPLSSNRIGQKYVNLTIGSIPISKRLYESTAVANAAELFKLIFLCSSKSPLVPTLLAETLRRYSEHDLFAAFNYLRDKKVLIGGQTNNPFVLSQTFLNCIEFSPFPSDTGNRAAKFASWLCEREKELIAEGVDLPTDLQCGDVFHLCALFASGELSIAPCLPDEGVGEVEDPRTSKRKYDDSEFSDGDRYKKLKTSTAGDGGELCSRRAKGFPGIRLCLRHATLSRIKTIDLLKDTDKYTCALSVEEHQAADIGNVSFDTDDQVNELHDSGVPYTVVSPTESPWQAMTTYAERVCSFGSCSEQNSLVSPEMFRSVYSAIQMAGDQGLCMKDISKILKMQEKKLSESVVEVLEAFGRVLKVNAYDSIRVVDSLYRSKYFLTPVAAIHQDATLSPYEDSEARIDEESLTHNGEDHKDVELQKEMSGESDKVHKITILNLPKEVTEPSNEKQNINEAKGSQPTVASSPTRNHPEEPYELRSTGLHLGKPILPWLNGDGTTNERVYKGLVRRVLGIVMQNPGIKEDDIISEMHVLSPQSCRSLLNIMVLDNDIFARKIPQTNPGGAPTILSSLLGSHFKNSQLISREHFFANPSSTHLL; from the exons ATGTTCTACATATTGAGGAAGCTTGAAAAACGAGGATTGATTGTCAGACAGCCCACAATCCTTAGGATAAGAGACATAGCTGGAGAAGGGGACTCCAAAAAAGGTCCAGTTTCCACCAATATGCTCTATTTGTCCCGCTATGCAAAGAATTTGGGTAGTCAACAAAGGCTTGAGATAACGAAGGGGGATAATTCCTTGGAGGATAGTGAGATTACTGATGGTGAAGATGAAAATAGTGTTGGTGTTGCTGAGGAATCTCTTGAAGTAGATCTGCACGTAAAAGATTTTCTTCCGGAACTAGAAGCTATCTGTGATAAACTTGAAAGTGCTGAGGGAAAG GTCCTTGCTATGGGTGACATCAAGCCAGAACTTGGTTATCAAGGGACTAAGGGGCATAGGAGATGGAGATAT ATTCTCAAGAAGCTGAAGGAGGCTCAAGTGGTGAAGGAGGACGATGTCATAGTAGATGGGAAG GAGGTCAAGTGTCTACATTTGTTGAAGGGGTTTTCACCAAAGCATTTTGAAGCAACGATGAAAAAGGCCAGGAGAGGTCGTATATCGGACCTGCTTTTAGAGCTTCCTATTGAGCATCAGATTTACGATATGGTTGATGCTGAGGGAGAAAGAGGGTTGCCCTTCATTCAG GTATGCAAAAGGCTGGGACTAAGCAATAAACAGCACTACAATCGGCTGTTTGATATCATTAATAGATTCGGAATACATATGGAGCCAGAACTCATGAACAAAGCCAAGGGTTACCGACTCTGGACGCCTGGAAACCATAATCCTGGAGCTTCAACTATCACTCTGAATAAACCAGTGGCAGACCCTTCAGAAATTTCTGGGTGCACTCCACTTGGAACACatttagaatttcaagaaaactcagcATTAACCAGACAAGATGTGGATGCTTCATTTCCTGAAGGTAGTGGTGTAGCTAATAGCCAAAATGTAACCACAGGAATTGTACCAAAAGCTTCTGCTAGTTTGGTGCTGGATGAAAAGGATGAATCTGTCCCACTTCATCTGAAGAGTTCACTGGACTCGACCATCAAGGTAAGCAGTGCCACTTCTGATGCAGAGTTACAGATAGTGAGTGCATCATCATCATATGTTGCACCAGCGGAAGCACTGGCTCTTGCTGTGCCGACACCTTCAAGACGCCGATCTTATCCGAGGTATCCCTGTCTCACGTTGGAGGCAACCAGTGCAAAAAGGGAGCAGTGGATACTTAAACTTCTAGAG GAGGAGAAGTTCCTGGTCAGATCAGAGCTATACAGACGGCTTCAGGATCTTGAGAAGGAGAAGACGACAACGACAGACAGAAAGACCTTAGATCGTTGTCTGAATAAGCTCTTGCAAGGAGGACATTGTAAACTTATCGTTGTTTATGTCCCTGTTCTAACAAATTGTAATCAGAGTCGTAGGATACAGGTGGTTCTACACCCTTCAGTTTCTAGTGTATCTGCTGAACAGATTCATGAGAGATTCAGGTCTTTTGAGACACAAATCCGCACTCAATCCTCTTCTCAATCGAAAAAGGGAGAGTCAATTCCTCAACTGAATGATCTCGCCAGGACACATCAAAGCATAAAATTGAACCAAGCTGAGCGAGCTGAAGCTATGCGTACAAATGGATTTGTACTGGCCAAGATGGTTCGCGCAAAGCTTCTTCACATCTATCTGTGGGAATATGTAAACAGTTTGCCTGGTTGTGATGATGTTTTGTCATCTTTTAAACATGGCCATGACCTAAAAAATCCTCACAGTACATGTAAATTAATTGATTTAAATGCAGCTATTAAGGCCATGCCGCTTGAACTGTTCTTGCAAGTTGTTGGCTCTACTCAAAAGTTTGAGGATACGATCGAGAAATGTAAAAATGGGTTTTGCCTTTCTGATCTTCCTCTGCTGGAATACAAGCATCTGATGGATATCCGAGCAACTGGACGACTATCATCGTTGATTGACATTATACGACGTTTGAAG TTGATTAGACTTGTATGTGGTGGACATCCAGAAAACACTGAAGATCTCCCTCATACGACTCTGACTCATGTATTGGAGCTTAAACCTTACATTGAAGAACCTGTTTGCTCAGTGGGTTCATCTCATTTTAGTCATTGTCCAGATCTTCGCCCTCAAATCAGACatgattttgttctttcaagTATAAAAGCTGTTGAGGAATACTGGAACACTTTAGAGTATTGCTATTCTGCTAGTGACCGTAAAGCTGCTTTGCATGCATTCCCCGGCTGCGCAGTTAATGAG GTATTTCTTTTCCGATCATGGGCCTCAGTCAGAGTGATGACGGCTGATCAGCGGGCTGAACTCCTTAAGCGTGTTATTAACGACGGTCCGCAGAGGAAACTTTCATTCAAGGAGTGTGAGGAGATTGCTAAAGATCTGAATTTGACTTTTGAGCAG GTCCTCCGTGTCTATCATGATAAGCGACAACGACGACTGACCAGATTTGATCGAGCTTCAGATGCTGGAAAGGACGAAATTCAGCCGCATCAAGGTACACCTGCATTATcttcaaagaaaaggaaaagaccaGTAAGAAGGAAATCCTCAAAGCATGTAGAGGCTTCTACCGTGGTTGGACAGCCCCATGAGACGCTGAGCGAGATAGTCAATGAAGAACAAAGCTCTCTCCCGTCTACTTCATGCACACGCACACGTAGCTTGGAGGGATATGACGTTCAAGATGACGTGGAAGCTGCTGAAGAATCAGAAGTACCTGAAGATGATGGAATAGGACGTGCTTTTCTTGATAAATATGCCTTGTCAAGAGCAAAGCCTACACGCAGGGGAAGGTTCTATTGGACAGATGATGTAGATAG GCAACTGGTTATTGAATATGCAAGACACCGAGCTTCTCTTGGAGCAAAATTCAATCGTGTAGACTGGGGAAAGCTTCCAAATCTTCCAGCACCACCTGATGCCTGCAGAAGGAGAATGTCTTCATTAAGAACAAGTCGACAGTTCAGAAAATCTGTTATGAGACTCTGTAATTTGCTTAGTCAGCGTTATGTGGATTATCTTAAAAAGTCCCAAGATAAAACATTGAATCATGAGGGTCACCAAGCCACGGAATGTTGTTGTTTTAAACATACCTCACACTTCCTCTCTCAAGATCCATGGGATAACTTTAATGATGCCAATATAAAATCGGCTCTGGATGATGCTCTGCGGTGCAAAAAGATAGCCAAATCAGAGACCTTGAAGGATGTTCAACCTTTCTTTGATAAGTGCTCAGATGATAAAACTGATGAAAGACAT GTTTCTTATGGTCCTCAATCAGTTTTGCCGGTTTCTGGTGGCCAATATGTTGAAAATTTTGCTGAAAAGCCTGAAGATTCTGGTATACCATTAAGCTCAAATAGGATCGGTCAGAAGTATGTGAATCTCACAATTGGTAGCATCCCCATCAGTAAACGATTATATGAATCAACAGCAGTTGCTAATGCTGCAGAGCTGTTTAAGCTCATCTTCCTCTGTAGCTCAAAATCTCCGCTTGTGCCAACCTTGCTTGCTGAAACTTTAAGGCGCTATTCTGAGCATGATCTCTTTGCTGCTTTCAACTACCTCAGGGACAAGAAAGTTTTG ATTGGGGGCCAGACCAATAATCCTTTTGTCCTTTCTCAAACCTTCTTGAATTGTATAGAATTTTCTCCATTCCCAAGTGATACCGGAAACAGAGCTGCTAAGTTTGCTAGTTGGCTTTGTGAAAGAGAGAAGGAACTGATTGCTGAGGGAGTGGATCTTCCAACGGATTTGCAGTGTGGAGATGTTTTCCACCTGTGTGCTCTGTTTGCTTCGGGAGAACTATCAATTGCACCATGCCTACCCGATGAAGGTGTTGGAGAGGTTGAGGACCCCCGGACATCTAAACGCAAATATGATGACAGTGAATTTTCTGACGGTGACAGGTATAAAAAGCTGAAAACTTCAACGGCTGGTGATGGTGGTGAGCTTTGCTCACGCCGTGCAAAAGGTTTTCCTGGAATTAGGTTGTGCTTGAGGCATGCTACACTTTCAAGAATAAAAACTATTGATTTACTCAAAGACACTGACAAATACACTTGCGCACTATCTGTTGAAGAGCATCAAGCCGCTGATATTGGCAATGTCTCATTCGACACAGATGACCAAGTAAATGAACTTCATGATAGTGGGGTCCCATATACTGTAGTTTCTCCTACTGAGTCACCATGGCAAGCTATGACTACCTACGCTGAACGTGTGTGTTCCTTTGGTTCTTGCTCAGAACAGAACTCTCTGGTATCTCCAGAAATGTTTAGATCTGTTTATTCAGCTATCCAAATGGCTGGTGACCAAGGTTTATGCATGAAAGATATCTCGAAGATTCTAAAGATGCAGG AGAAAAAGCTTTCGGAATCTGTCGTCGAGGTGCTAGAAGCATTCGGACGAGTTTTGAAG GTCAATGCTTATGACTCTATTCGGGTGGTTGATTCTTTATATCGTTCCAAGTACTTTTTGACTCCAGTGGCTGCTATTCATCAAGATGCTACATTATCTCCTTACGAAGATTCTGAGGCTAGAATAGATGAGGAATCTCTTACACACAATGGAGAAGATCATAAAGATGTAGAGTTGCAGAAGGAAATGAGTGGGGAATCTGATAAGGTACACAAAATTACAATTCTTAATCTTCCTAAAGAGGTTACTGAACCTTCAAATGAAAAGCAAAACATCAATGAGGCCAAAGGTTCTCAGCCTACTGTAGCTAGTTCACCTACAAGAAATCATCCAGAAGAACCATATGAGCTCCGCTCTACTGGTTTGCATTTGGGTAAGCCAATATTGCCTTGGCTAAATGGTGATGGTACTACAAATGAACGTGTCTATAAGGGACTTGTACGGCGTGTTCTTGGCATAGTGATGCAAAATCCAGGAATAAAAGAG